ATGCGCCTGATTGTCCCAATTGCTCAATTCTTTAAAATTTGAATTGTAATTGTAATACGAAGTGGTGTTTTCTTCAGAATAAATTACAGTTCCAACAGGTACATATACCGTTATTTTTATTTGCTGATCGCGATATTTATTTGAAGTATCTGTAACAAAAAACCCGTCGAGCATTAAATTATTATTCTCGTAGGAATAGTTATGTTGTATTGCTTCAGCACGTTTTTTAGCATCTAAATTGGTATTGCCCTCGGCAACCTTTTCAATAACAATCTTGCCGATGGAATCTTTGGTAGATTTTACTGAAAGTGAAATATCTGTTGAGTAAATAACTCGTTTGTCTTGAGTGGTGTATTTTAACTCCAAACCGCTTTCTCGGTGTACGTTATAGCTAAATTGCTTATCTGCCCGCATATTTATGTGCAAGGTATCTCCGGTGCGAATAGAAAGAGACTGCTCTTGAATAAAATTACCGTCATAGGCTTGTTCTGTAGCCTGCTTTACACCCAAAACAGCTAATCCAATAACCGATAATGCCCAAACCACGATGAGCAATATTTTTACGGTGGAACTCATTGATTTTAAATTGCTGATTAAAAGTTTTAATCCTAAAATGAACAATACAAAAAATGGAATGCCAATTGCAAACAATGAAAGCAGCGCTATTAACCACATTGGTACGTTAGTTGTATCTACCAAGGCGATGTATTCCGTCAATTCTGAGTTTCCCCAAAAATCAATTGAGCCAAAGGTGAAAAAACCAACCACCAAGCCAATAATTGTAAAGAGAGAAACGATAATTATTAACACGCCAATAAACTTTACGAATATTTTAAAGAGCGTCATTATTACGTTTCCCAAACCGTCAAAAAAACCCGAAGCACCGGTTTTTATACTATTGCCATATTTGTCGTAATCTACATTTTTTACACGGTCTGCAACATTATCAAATCCTTCTTTGAATTTTCTTTCTATGTTTGAAATATTAACAGGTTGCCCCGTCATTTTTAGTTTCTCTGAAGTTGTAAGTGCTGGGGGCACCAGTATCCAGAGCAGTATATACACTACGATTGGAGAGCCCATTCCGGCAACAACTAAGAGCACCCACAAGAGTCTAATCCAAATTGCGTCTACACCTATGTAGTGTCCGATTCCCGATGAAACTCCGGAGATATATTTATTGTCCAAATCGCGGAAGAGTTGTTTGTGCGATGCGTTGGCCCGCGATTTTGCATGGGTCTGCGATGCAGGAGGAATGTCTTCAAAAATTTCATTGTCTACTTCGTAATCTTCGGGTTGGCCCATTACTGCAATTATTTCATCGAGCATTTTCAGTGAAACAACTTGCGTTGGACTTTCAATTTTTTCGGAAAACAACTCGCCTATACGGGCTTCAATGTCCTGCATTATTTCTTCGCTTCCGTCAGCGCCTTTAAGCGATTTTCGGATTGCGTCTAAATAGCGGGAAAGTTTTCCAAAGGCATCTTCATCTATATGAAAGAAAGTGCCTGCCAAATTTATGTTTACTGTCTTGTTCATTTTGTATTTTTTTCGCTGGTTACAATGGTTACGGCCTGTTGCAATTCGTTCCAGGTGTCGTTTAATTCGGTTAAAAATAATTTGCCTTTTTCAGTGAGGTCATAATACTTGCGTGGTGGTCCGCCGGTAGATTCTTCCCAACGGTAAGATAGCAAGCCCGCGTTTTTCAGCCTTGTGAGCAGCGGGTAGATCGTGCCTTCCACTACAAGCATTTTTGCGTCTTTTAGGGTTTCAAGAATGTCTGAAGTGTAAGCCTCGCCGTCCTTTAAAACGGAAAGAATACAGAACTCCAAAACCCCTTTTCGCATTTGCGCTTTTGTGTTTTCGATTTTCATTTGTTTCTAATTAATTTTTGTGACTTAAGTTCGTTATTGATGATAAATGAATAAGGAAGTACGCTCGCGGTTGTTTCGCATTGTTGATGAGTCATTGCGCTTACAGTTTCCTGTTCCGTGGGCATGCTAGCACCTATAAATTGTAAAATGGCAGCCAATAAGTAACTAATTAATGTGCTCATTTTTAAATTGTGTTTTTATGGTTGGTTTTAATAAAAGGTATGCAAAGTGGGTATTGATACAACTGTCCGCGCGATGCGAAAATAGATGCAGTAATTACCGCGTAAAGCTCAAATACAAACAGAGCAAAAAACAGCAAAATGGCAATTCCGAACAGCAGAAGATAACCGCTTATGTTTTTAATATTGTTAATTGTAAACTCACCTCCATTGCGATCTATATTTTCAATAAGCATAATAATGTCAGTTGCGAATATGATAACGAACGGCAAACATATTAATGCTATAAGTAAGGTATATACCATTGTGCTGAGCTGAAAGTTGATAGCCTGTTTGCCGTGTTCATCAACAAATACTTTGTCCTTGTTAAAAGTCCAAATAAGTAAAGGAGCGATATAATTCGCAAAAGGGAAAAAGTATTTTAAAAAGGTTGACAAGTGAATAAATGCACCTGTATTTTTCTGATTTTCTGTTATTGTAGTTTCCATTGCTTAATATATTCTTATGCAAATATATGTCTAAAAGACAGTAGTATGTTACGCATAGTACTATAATTAACATAAATTTAACAAATAGGAAGATAGCTATTAATTGAATATCTTCGTAGCATACTACGTATCTATGAAACTGAGTCCAAGGAAAATCAATACATTTCTACTGTTTAAATTGCCGTCTGCATACCTTACCGGCGTGCGGGTAAAAACTATTTCGGAAACGGAATGCATAAGCACCGTAAAACACCGATGGATTAATCAAAATCCGTTTAATTCTATGTTTTGGGCGGTACAGGGAATGGCTGCCGAACTGAGTACTGGAGCTCTGGTAATGGCTAAAATTAAAGAAAGCAACACAAGTATTTCTATGCTTGTTGCGAACAATAACGCAAGCTTTTTGAAAAAAGCTCGTGGAAGAATAGAATTTAAATGTTCGGATGGAATGTTGTTAGATAAAGCAATTAAAAAAACAATCGCTACCGGAGAAGGACAAACTATTTGGATGGAGTCTGAAGGGGTAGATTCATCCGGTGATGTAGTTTCTAGATTTAAATTTGAATGGACTTTAAAAAAGCGATAATTTTAAAGCTATTATACATAAGGGGTTACGGCAAAATATCCTTAATTAACAAACTTTTAACACCTCCGATAGGCTGTTAAAACGTGTTTAATTCGCTAATATTGGTTATATTTAAATCGTATTAAACTAAAAATCTTCGCCTATTGTAAAAAGCTACTTCACCTTTAACTAATTAAATCTTAAATAGCTATGGCAAGAGCAATGTTTGATTACACCAAAGCTGTACTTGCAAAAGTAAGTTTTGATGTTAATCTATTCTGCAAAGAATTAAAAAAAGCATTAACCAGATTGCTTCCCTATGAAATAGAAGAACTTAAACTCTGGGTAGATTCTCTTATTAAACAGAATCCACAATTAAATCAATGTCTAATATTATTAAACACATAAAGAAAGCCCTCTGAGAAATCAGAGGGTTTTTTTAGTTAAGATGTTATTACAATTCCTAATTATTTACTTTTTGTAGGGCTTATTATCTTTACATCCTGAAATGCAATTGCACCTCGAATAATACCTGATATGGAATCGTAAAGCGCATTTATTATCTGCATTTTTAATTCGCTTTTACTGTAAATCAAGCTTACTTCACGTGCGGGGGAGGGGTCTTTAAAATACTTAAGATTTTTTCTATATGCGGCATCAACGTCCAACGTGTGTAAATACGGAAGTAGTGTCATTCCCAAGCCTTCATTGGCCAACTTTACCAAAGTTTCAAAACTTCCGCTTTCCAGTTGAAATTTTTCGTTAGTAATATTTTTGGACGCCTTACATAGGTTTATTATTCCATCGCGAAAGCAGTGACCATCTTCCAATAACAAAATATCGTCAATATCTAAATCGTCCATTTCCAATTTGTCTTTGGCTGCCAAACGATGCGTTTCTGGAATGTAACCTACAAATGGCTCGTAATACAAAGGTCTTTCTTTAATTTTTTCCTGTTCAAGCGGAGTTGCCGCAATGGCGGCATCTAGATAACCTTCGTTAATTTTTACAATTATTTCGTCTGTATTTAATTCTTCAATTTTCAGTTGTACTTTGGGGTAACGATCTGCAAAATTTTTTAAAAACATGGGCAGTAGTGTAGGCATTACTGTGGGTATTATACCTAATTTAAAAGTACCACCGATAAATCCTTTTTCTTGATCTACCACGTCCTGCATCCGTTCAGACTCATTGACTATATTACGTGCTTGCTCCACAATTTTTTCACCAACACTTGTAAGTTCAATGGGCTTTTTACTCCGATCGAATATTAGTATTTCCAATTCCTCTTCCAGCTTTTGAATTTGCATGCTTAGCGTGGGCTGCGTCACAAAGGTTTTTTCGGCTGCCTTCGTAAAATTTTGATGCTCGGCAACAGCCAAAACATATTTAAGTTGGGTAATCGTCATTGTAAATTATATTTATGCAAAAATAGTCAAATAATCAATATAATCTATAGGGTGATTTAAAGTAACCCCCTCGCTTTTATTTCTAAATACTTATTGATAGTATTAACCGTAAGATCTTCCGGTGCCGTTAAAATTGTTTGAATACCACGCTTTTGCAGTTCGCGGACCATAACTTTTTTGTCAAATTCAAACTGTTGGGCGATTGTTTGGTCTACAATTTCTGAAATGTTTTTGGCTTCTGAATTACTTAAACTTTTTAACTCGGTGTTTTCAAAAAACACAACTACCAAAACATGCTTTTGTGCAATGGCTAACAAATAGGGTAGTTGTCTTTGAAGTGCTGATATATGCTCAAAATTTGTATAAAGCATCAGCAAACTTCTATGTGTAATTCTTCGCTTTACCAATGCTTGCAAAACGCCATAATCTGCATCTAAATACTTTGTGTCTATATTGTATAATGCTTCCAGAATACTGTTTAAGTAAGTTTTTTTTGCCTGTGCTGGCAAAAAGTGGCCTGCTGTATTCGAAAAACTTGCCAGTCCAACTTTGTCGTTTTTCTTTAATGCGATGTTCGAAAAAGCAAGGGAACTGTTTAATGCGTAATCTAATAATTTTAGTCCGTTAAAAGGCATTTTCATAACACGGCTCGTGTCTATAATTGAATAAATTGGCTGCATTTTTTCGTCCTGATATTGGTTTACCATCAGTTGTGCACGTTTTCCTGTTGCTTTCCAATTAACGGTACGTACGTCGTCTCCTGCTACATATTCCTTAATTTGCTCAAATTCCATGGTATGTCCAATCCGCCTAATTTTCTTTAAACCAATGTGCGAAAGTCGATTATCGATAGCCAGAAAGTCGAATTTTTTCATTTGAATAAACGAAGGATACACTTTTACCATTTGTTCTTTATTAAACGTATATCGTTTCCGCACCAAACCAATTGAGGAGGACACAAAGCAATTTAAATTTCCGAAGGTGTATTCACCGCGTTCAACGGGACGAACGTAGTATTGAAATGTATTTTTGCTTTTGCCGTTGATGGAAATAATTTTGAAAAAATCTCTTTTTTGGAATTGTACGGGCAATTCGTCAACAATTCCCACGGTTATTTTAAATGGATACTGATTAGTTAAAAGTACAGATACAACATTGGTGTCGCTATTTGAAAATTTCTCGGGTAAAATACGTTGGCCTTCCAATTTACTTTTGGTGAAAACCATTATAATTTCCAATAAAATAAAAATTAAAAAAAATAGAACTAAAATCCATACAACGCCAAATAACCACTGCCACCAATACGAAAATAGAAACAGCACAGCTAGCGCAGCCATTGTATAAAAAAAGCGCGGCGTTAAATAAACCGATTTTAGAAATGCGACCACTTACCTTGGTATTTCAATAGATTGGCTAATAATATCTATCACCGTTTCGGGCGTCATTCCTTCCATTTCTCGCTCGGGAGATAGAATTAATCTATGCCGAAGTACAGGCGCTAACGTCTTTTTTACATCATCTGGTGTTACAAAATCGCGACCATTAATAGCTGCGTATGCCTTTGATGCATTCATAATAGCAAGTGAAGCTCGCGGTGATCCTCCCAAAAATAGGTGCGGATGATTTCTGGTTTTATCTACCAGTTGGGCGATGTATGTAAATATTTTTTCTTCAATTATAACTTCTTGTACCTGGGCACGGAAAGTTCGTAATGTTTCGGGTGTTAAAACTCCTTCAATTGAATTTTCGGCGTTTATTTGTTTCCGCTCGTGATGGGTTTTTAAAATAGTTATTTCATCTTCCAAAGTAGGGTAGCCCACTTTTATTTTAAATAGAAATCGGTCTAATTGCGCTTCCGGTAAAGCGTACGTACCTTCCTGTTCTACGGGGTTTTGAGTTGCCAATACAATAAACGGGTATGCCATTGTGTGTTGCGTGCCGTCCATAGTTATTTGTCGTTCTTCCATAACCTCAAACAACGCGGCTTGTGTTTTGGCGGGCGCTCTGTTTATTTCATCAATTAGAATAACGTTCGAAAATATCGGACCTTTTTTAAATTCAAATTCCGAAGTTTTCATATTTAAAATTGAAGTTCCCAATACATCACTTGGCATTAAATCTGGCGTAAATTGAATTCGGCTAAAATCTGTTTTCAGTGTTTTTGCGAATAATTTGGCGGTAATAGTTTTAGCAATGCCCGGGACTCCTTCAATTAGTACATGGCCATTTGCCAACAAGCTTACAATTAATAGTTCAATAAAGTCTTCCTGCCCGATAATAATTTTGGAAAGTTGTGCTTTAATATTGGCTACGGCATCCTTAAGCCCGTCTAAGGGAATGCGATTATTAAAATGTAAATCGTTATTGTCTTTTTCAGGGTTTTCCATCGGTTTTCTTTTTAAATTCCTTAATTTCTTGGTAGAGCTTTAGCAATTCCTCTTGGGTAGTAAAACGTTTATTTTGTAAATGTTCAATAAAAGTAAACAGGTTTAATGTTTCCTGTTGGGTATTGCCACTTCGTTCGGCAACAGCTTTATAAAAGCGGTCGTTAAGCGTTTCTGTAGGTACGCGTAAACGGGTCCGGATATATTCCAAAAATAGGGCTATTTGCTTTTCTGCAACTAATTTATATTCTTTCTTATCTAAATACATGCCTGCAATAGTACGAGTATATTGGTACGTTTTATTTGCTAACGGCTGCACAATTGGAATGCTTCGTTGTTTTCTTTTTCCTTCAAAAATCACAAATAACAACACGCCAAGTAACGCAAAATAATACGCCCATTTAAAATATTTGTTATTTAATAAAACCCCCAGCGGCGAAATATCAACACGTTTACCCGTTTTATAATAATTATCCCAATTAATTTTATTGGTACTATTTAAATATGAAAAAACCTGAGCGGTATGGACTGCATTTTCTTCTGAAAGAATAAAGAAATTTGAAAAAATTTCGGGTTGTAAATGAAGAAAAATTTCACCTTTACCAATGGGAGCTTTTATGAAATTAACACGCGGCTCCTGCATTTTAACCGAATCGATAAAACTTGCGGAAACTCCCAAAACCGTTTGTGAAAGGGTATCTATTTCAGAAAAATAGTTAATAGCAAAATCTTTTTTAAGATGAAATGGTTTTTGTGTAGCGAACTTTTTGTTAACCAATTTTACCAATGGCTGGGTAGCTATTTTCTGGATATTTACCGCGGTTTCAGTTTTTAAATGAAGGGTGTCCAATAAATTTTCACCCAAATAATTTGCCGAAATAAACGCTGTGTTTCCAATTTTTACCCACGCAAGTAGCGAATCGAGTTCAACCTGGTCAAAAGTTAGCCTGTTATTTATAAAAAGGTAAGTGCCTTTTAAATTATGCTCCTGAAAAACCTCAAATGGCGGAGCGTTTTTTTCAACAAAATTTTTGCCGTAGGTTTCTTGCAATAAATCGTGTAAAACATAGGTGCCAAGCGGAATTTTATCTTCTTTACTATAACTTGGAAACCAATTTACAGGATGTTTTTTTGTAGCTTCCATATACACCAGCCCTGCCAGTACGAACAGAAAAGCCAAAAGAAATATTTTTTGAAGTTTAGTCAATGCTTTCTGGTATTTGGTTTTCTAATGAAACAAAGGTTTTTTGAGCTTTCAGGTAATTTTCTTCGGTTACTGCAAAATTTCCGTACCAAATATAATCGTATAGGAGGGTGGCTTTTTTAAATCCAAAGTTTATTTCTTCCGAAGTTATTTCGGCAAAATACTCGCTATTGGTTTTATCGAATTCATAATTTATAAGCTCGGCTTCGGTGAGTTTCTTCAAAATTAGGAGATAATAATAGCGCACGGCCAACCTGTAATTTTTATCTGCTAATGCTTTTTCAATAAGTTGTTTTATGTTTTTACTCTTTATTATTTTTTCTTCTTCTGAAAGAAAAACATCTGGTTTTTCTTTAGATTTAAAAAAGGAAGCGCCGGGATTTAGTTTATAAAACAACCAAATAACAAAAACTACGATGGCAAAAATAATTAGATAGGGGAGCATATGTACTAAAAACGAAACAAAACCGCCAGCTTCAAAATCGCCAACCAACCACTTCCAAAATTTTAACCATAATTGCCAAATCCAGCTTTTAAACTGCGTCCACCAGTTTTCCGAGGCTATTTGTTCAGTATAGTCAAACGTGCTTTCGCTTTTGTACTTTTCAATAATTTCACTACTAAAAATTGGCGGTTTTAAGTTTTCAGTAGTGTCGTAATGTATTTCCTTCTCAATTTTCTGGGAAACACTGTCCTGCACAATTGGCGCAGCTTGACTAAAAATAGCAAACAGCAAACAGAGAAAGATGAATACCGGTTTATACATATTTATTGATTGTTCGCCCCGAGTGAATCAATAGCTTCTATTGTGCCGGTAAAGTTCTTTTTTTCATTTAAATTGAAATAAATAAATGCCGAGCAAATTACAATTATTGTGTAAAGCAAATATTGAAAAACCATACCAACGGTGGAAAGTGAAAGATAGACCCAATCAAACATTACTGATGGATCGGCAGAAATTTCTTGGCTACCGGTAAAGGCTTTTATAAAAAAATAAATGTATTGCGGCACCTGAAAAATTATGTTTATAAAATAATATAGAAGTCCTGTAACAAACAGTGTGGCAAACGTGGCCCACCATTCGCCCTTTACCAAATCAAAACAGTAGCTAATGGTGTCTATTACCGATCGGTTTTCAAAAACTACAACGGCATACGCGATTGACAGGACGATGCCTAGATATATTCCCGGAATTACACAGAACATTGCGCCCACAAAAATAATGATGGCCACTAGGAAGCTGGTTCCGATTAAACTCCAAAAATCGTCTTTTACGCCTTGTATAACTTCCGCTTTATTCACTATCCCGCCGTTTTTTATATACGATTTTATAAAGTGAAGCACCACTCCGTTAAGCAAGGCATAATATACCAGACCGGCCACGATTACTACCAATAATGACAAGATTACGTTTGTTGAAAAATTATCAATGGCGTCCACAGTTTCAATTATTCCGAATCCGCCTACAAAAGATTGTAGATAGAAAATAAAACCGATAAGCAAGATAAGTAGTGCAGGGCCTGCAATTTTGAGAATTAATTCAAAAAGCAATTTCCAATTTAAACGAATAAATTTGAAAATATCTGTTAGAATGCTTCCCAGCTCGCGTTGTTTTTTAAAATTTATTGAATTGTTCATGTTCATTATTCGGCCTTAATATGTTGTAAAGTATATTTTTTCAAATTTTTTTAAATGAAGGGGTCGTGGTCTTTTTTAAATCTTTTTGCAGTTTTAAAGGGTATATTATGTAGTAATAAATAATTAAAAATAAGGAACTACCAATTATAAAAATGGCCAACCAATCTGGCATTTCGGTATGGCGGGTTACAAAACCTTCCAAAAATCCGGCAATTATAAAAAATGGCACGGTGCTCAATAATATTTTAAGTCCGTCCTTCGCCCCGCGAACAAATGATTGTATGCGCGTATATGTACCGGGAAACAGAATGCTATTGCCCAAAACCAGTCCTGCACAGGCTGCAATTATTATTACTGAAATTTCAATAGTACCGTGGATCCAGATGGTTCTTGCCGACTCCCAAAGCAATCCTTTTTCAAAAAAGAAATATTGAAATGAGCCAAGCATAATGGCGTTGCGCATAATAATGTAAATAGTTCCAAGGCTTAAAAACATCCCGAAAACGAAGGCATATAGCGCTACTTTAATATTATTGATTGTAATACCGAGAAACATATTTAAGGCGCCCATTTGCTTATAGACGGCCATGGGGTCGCCTTTATCAATATTTGCCAAGGTCATATTAACATAACCATCGCCTAAAATTAGCCGTACAAAGTTTCCGTCTGTCGCAGCCGAATAGGCGCCAATAACTGTAAAAAGAACAAAAACAATACTCGCAATAAGTAGCTGTTTGTGGTATTGCGAAAAGAAAAGCGGAAATTCCCGTGTATAAAAAGTAATAAAACGAGTTCGAGACTCGCGTTTGGTTTTATATATTTTTTGATGCGCTAAAATGGAAAGCCCATTTAGGTATTTTAACGTATTGCTATTTGGGTAGAAAGTCTGGGCATAACTAAGGTGATCAGTAACTTCTATGTAAAGTGAACTCAAATCATCCGGGTTCATTTGAACATTATTCCTCAGAACATTTTCAAACTTTAACCATTTATCCTTATTTTGCTTCGCAAAAGCAGCTTCGCGCATATTGTGCAGTACTTTTGTTCAAAGAAACATATTTAATGGATAATTTTCAAATAGAAACTGCCCAAAATGTAAACATTCTTCAAAATGTTGCGGGCGTTGGAGATCGTATTTTGGCGTATTTACTGGACAGTTTAATCATGGGTTTTTATGTTTTTGTAATTATCTTACTTTTTTCCAGTGTACACTTAACCGATGATTATTTTATGGTCGTTGGGCTCACAATCGGGCTTCCGTTATTTTTGTATCATTTATTATGGGAAATGCTCTGGAACGGGCAAAGTCCCGGAAAAGCTGTAATGAATTTACGCGTGGTAAAAACCGATGGTTCCAAACCGGCCTTTTCTAATTATTTATTGCGATGGTTATTGCGAGTTATTGATATAACCGCTACCAGCGGTGGGCTTGCTCTTGTTACAATTCTTTTAAATGGAAAGGGACAACGCTTGGGCGATATGGCTGCGCTTACAACGGTTATTACAGAAAAACCGATAGTTAATTTTTCACAAACTATTGTAACCGATATTCCAGAAAATTATCAGCCAACCTATCCCCAAGTCACTGTGTTTAGCGATGCTGAAATGCAAAAAATAAAAAATATTTTTATGGAAGCTCGGCAACACGGAAACCACCACGTAATTTTAAAATTGGCAGATAAAGTATCTAGCGTAATGACAGTGAAATTAGAAGATACGCCCTTAAAATTTCTAGATACGGTAATAAAAGATTATAACCATTTTACACAAAACATGTGAAGCTAATATTACTAATAGATATTTTAGGAACTATTGCGTTCGCCATTTCAGGAGTGCTTACTGCAATTAATAAACGATTGGATCCTTTTGGCATACTGATAATCGCTTTTGTGGCGGCAATAGGTGGCGGGACCTTGCGCGATATTTTAATAGGCGCAAATGTGGCGTGGATGCGTGATTTAACGTATGTGTACGTTATTTTTGGTTCTACAATTTTTACGGTCGTTTTCAGAAAAAGATTGGAGTACATTCGTCGGTCATTATTATTATTTGACACGATTGGGATAACATTCTATACCATTGTTGGTGTAGAGAAGGGGATTGCTGCGGGTTTTGAACCAATTATTTGTATTGCTTTGGGAACAATAACCGCTTGCTTTGGGGGTGTAATTCGTGATATACTTTGTAATGAAATCCCGATCATCTTTAGAAAGGAAATTTATGCAACGGCTTGTATTTTAGGTGCATCGGCGTATTTTTTACTTTTGAACACTACTATACCGCTCGATTTTATCGTTATAATATCTGGCTCTGTAATCTTTATAGTTCGTCTGCTGGCTGTTTATTTTAATCTTTCCTTACCAACTATTTACAGGAAGGATGAGTTGGAATAAAGTCGATAGATTTAGAAGTCATTATAATAATTGTACATCAAAGTTTATTGACTGAAATTCATACTACTACTACTAATCCAAATTTATAGATATTGGATTGTGATACTATAAAACTAACAAACCTATATATCAGCGTGCCCGAAGGTTTTAAATATTTATAAAACGTCTTCGGGCTGGATGTTCGACCCCGTTGGGGTCGTATTTTCCTGTTGTTGATTTTGTTATAAATATGAAATCCCTTCGGGATTTGGACAAAATGGGTTATTTTTAAATAGATAAATTTAAAACGATGAGCGTCGGCACATTTTCTCAAATTTATATTCAAGTTGTTTTTGCGGTTAAAGGTAGGAATAGCCTCATTCTGCCAGCTTGGGAGGACGAACTTTATAAATACATTACGGGCACGGTTCAAAACAAAAACCAAAAAATGCTGGCGATAAATGGAGTTCACGATCATATACATTTTTTAATTGGAATGAAACCCT
This region of Aequorivita marisscotiae genomic DNA includes:
- a CDS encoding stage II sporulation protein M, giving the protein MREAAFAKQNKDKWLKFENVLRNNVQMNPDDLSSLYIEVTDHLSYAQTFYPNSNTLKYLNGLSILAHQKIYKTKRESRTRFITFYTREFPLFFSQYHKQLLIASIVFVLFTVIGAYSAATDGNFVRLILGDGYVNMTLANIDKGDPMAVYKQMGALNMFLGITINNIKVALYAFVFGMFLSLGTIYIIMRNAIMLGSFQYFFFEKGLLWESARTIWIHGTIEISVIIIAACAGLVLGNSILFPGTYTRIQSFVRGAKDGLKILLSTVPFFIIAGFLEGFVTRHTEMPDWLAIFIIGSSLFLIIYYYIIYPLKLQKDLKKTTTPSFKKI
- a CDS encoding RDD family protein, whose amino-acid sequence is MDNFQIETAQNVNILQNVAGVGDRILAYLLDSLIMGFYVFVIILLFSSVHLTDDYFMVVGLTIGLPLFLYHLLWEMLWNGQSPGKAVMNLRVVKTDGSKPAFSNYLLRWLLRVIDITATSGGLALVTILLNGKGQRLGDMAALTTVITEKPIVNFSQTIVTDIPENYQPTYPQVTVFSDAEMQKIKNIFMEARQHGNHHVILKLADKVSSVMTVKLEDTPLKFLDTVIKDYNHFTQNM
- a CDS encoding trimeric intracellular cation channel family protein → MKLILLIDILGTIAFAISGVLTAINKRLDPFGILIIAFVAAIGGGTLRDILIGANVAWMRDLTYVYVIFGSTIFTVVFRKRLEYIRRSLLLFDTIGITFYTIVGVEKGIAAGFEPIICIALGTITACFGGVIRDILCNEIPIIFRKEIYATACILGASAYFLLLNTTIPLDFIVIISGSVIFIVRLLAVYFNLSLPTIYRKDELE